A section of the Synechococcus sp. MU1617 genome encodes:
- a CDS encoding DUF1815 family protein, whose amino-acid sequence MFPRLAEHYRSVVEDLVMSLQALATSLQSAGLTATCYSCGDGRDGHGASFVADIGDGHMVRFLVSDFGISWVESRNGRELVKLEGAEAIQELQRMADLAQEGQVRTMQPLAQAA is encoded by the coding sequence ATGTTTCCGCGTTTAGCCGAGCACTACAGATCCGTCGTTGAAGACCTGGTGATGAGCCTGCAGGCCCTCGCCACCAGCCTTCAAAGCGCCGGCCTAACAGCCACCTGTTACTCCTGTGGCGACGGTCGCGATGGCCATGGGGCTTCGTTTGTGGCGGACATCGGCGATGGCCACATGGTGCGCTTTCTTGTCTCCGACTTCGGCATCAGCTGGGTGGAATCCCGCAACGGCCGAGAACTGGTGAAGCTGGAAGGGGCTGAAGCCATCCAGGAACTGCAGCGGATGGCAGATCTGGCTCAAGAGGGCCAAGTCCGCACCATGCAGCCCTTGGCCCAAGCCGCCTGA
- a CDS encoding LdpA C-terminal domain-containing domain, which produces MGTDDHISEGLTPDEALDQGRWVKLICGASNQDLPAIADLTAVFAAVGVHCVDVAADPAVAIAARRGLDWAEAQTGRRPWLMVSLSDGIDAHFRKAWFDPDHCPADCPRPCERICPAAAISPAAGIDQQRCYGCGRCLPACPHGLIEERDHRLEPEQVISLLKSTQPDAVEIHTASGHDEGFSTLIQSLQQHHVPLRRLAVSSGLEAHGVKADQLAGLLWRRYSRLRQAGYRPLWQLDGRPMSGDVGAGTARAAVLLWRAMRGLAPPGPLQLAGGTNAATLEFLHPTERPAGIAFGGVARRLLMPVLDEAQTRGLALWQWPEGWNRALSLARPLVTPWLQRSC; this is translated from the coding sequence GTGGGAACCGATGACCACATATCTGAAGGCCTGACGCCTGATGAGGCCCTCGATCAGGGCCGTTGGGTCAAGCTGATCTGTGGAGCAAGCAACCAGGATTTGCCTGCCATTGCCGATCTGACCGCTGTTTTTGCGGCTGTCGGTGTTCATTGCGTTGATGTGGCTGCAGATCCAGCGGTCGCCATTGCAGCGCGTCGCGGTCTGGACTGGGCTGAGGCGCAAACAGGGCGTCGCCCCTGGCTGATGGTCAGCCTTAGCGATGGGATCGATGCTCACTTCCGCAAGGCCTGGTTCGATCCTGATCACTGCCCTGCGGACTGCCCGCGGCCCTGCGAAAGGATTTGTCCTGCGGCAGCGATTTCGCCCGCTGCTGGGATCGACCAGCAGCGTTGCTATGGCTGCGGCCGCTGCTTGCCGGCTTGCCCCCATGGCTTGATTGAGGAACGCGACCACCGACTGGAACCCGAGCAGGTGATCTCCTTGCTGAAATCGACTCAGCCCGATGCTGTGGAGATTCACACGGCATCTGGGCATGACGAGGGCTTCTCGACGCTGATCCAAAGCCTTCAGCAGCACCACGTTCCTTTGCGGCGTTTGGCCGTGAGCTCCGGATTGGAGGCCCACGGCGTGAAGGCCGATCAGTTGGCTGGTTTGCTTTGGCGTCGCTACTCCCGCCTGCGCCAAGCCGGTTACAGACCCCTCTGGCAGCTGGATGGGCGTCCGATGAGCGGCGATGTGGGTGCTGGCACCGCGCGGGCCGCGGTTCTGCTCTGGCGTGCCATGCGTGGTCTGGCACCACCGGGTCCGCTGCAGCTTGCCGGTGGCACCAACGCCGCAACGCTGGAGTTCTTGCACCCGACGGAGCGCCCGGCTGGCATCGCCTTTGGTGGTGTGGCCCGTCGCTTGCTGATGCCTGTGCTGGATGAGGCGCAAACCCGTGGACTTGCCTTGTGGCAATGGCCCGAGGGTTGGAACCGTGCCCTCTCGCTCGCGCGTCCATTGGTTACGCCATGGCTGCAGCGCTCTTGCTAG
- a CDS encoding AAA family ATPase produces the protein MGTQRVTDDLDRLLELLPDAVQEQLQPEEARQQLLEVVLDLGRVPEARYPGRALALGSTPLSREDLAAVVARLGQFGGDNRAGIERTLHRISAIRNRQGDVVGLTCRVGRAVFGTVAMVRDLLDGGQSLLLMGRPGVGKTTALREIARVLSDELERRVVVIDTSNEIAGDGDIPHPAIGRARRMQVARPELQHQTMIEAVENHMPEVIVIDEIGTELEAQAARTIAERGVVLVATAHGNALANLIKNPTLSDLVGGIQTVTLGDEEARRRRSQKTVLERAAEPTFPVAVEMHSRQRWAVHTDVAATVDQLLRGLKPRVQERELTPEGGVQLVDPPQSSGLLRPPSQRPFAEQPVSVPVPMPAVSVRKESAADEQSSPETSAEPLQVLCCGVLPRVVEEAIRSHGWKAQVVDDLSEADVVLSIRLGLSRQPSLRRQARDLGIPILVIKSDTLPQVTRAMARLLRRQATESSAEVTPPDRESQDDELAALEECRLAVEQVVMPQGRPVELLPRSERVLRMQADLVRRYRLRSDVFGEAELSRLRVFPP, from the coding sequence ATGGGCACGCAACGGGTCACCGACGATCTGGATCGCCTTCTTGAGCTCCTGCCGGACGCCGTGCAGGAGCAGTTGCAGCCGGAAGAGGCACGACAGCAGTTGCTTGAGGTGGTGCTCGATCTCGGTCGGGTTCCGGAAGCGCGTTATCCAGGCCGTGCCCTGGCGCTGGGTTCCACGCCCTTGTCCCGGGAGGATCTGGCGGCCGTGGTGGCCAGGCTTGGTCAGTTCGGTGGCGATAACCGGGCGGGAATCGAACGAACGCTTCACCGGATTAGCGCGATCCGCAACCGTCAGGGCGATGTTGTCGGTCTGACCTGCCGGGTGGGGCGAGCCGTGTTCGGCACCGTTGCGATGGTGCGGGACCTCCTGGATGGAGGGCAGTCCCTGCTGTTGATGGGGCGCCCGGGTGTGGGCAAGACAACGGCGTTGCGTGAGATCGCCCGGGTGCTTTCGGATGAGTTGGAGCGGCGCGTTGTTGTGATCGACACGAGCAATGAGATCGCCGGTGATGGCGACATCCCCCATCCCGCGATCGGTCGGGCCCGCCGCATGCAGGTGGCCAGGCCTGAGCTGCAGCACCAAACCATGATCGAGGCGGTGGAAAACCACATGCCAGAAGTCATCGTGATTGATGAGATCGGCACGGAGCTGGAGGCGCAAGCCGCGCGCACCATCGCCGAACGTGGCGTGGTGCTTGTCGCCACAGCTCACGGCAATGCTTTGGCCAACCTGATCAAGAACCCCACCCTCAGCGATCTGGTGGGCGGGATTCAGACGGTCACCCTCGGGGATGAGGAGGCCCGGCGGCGTCGCAGTCAGAAAACGGTGTTGGAGCGTGCCGCCGAACCGACTTTTCCGGTTGCAGTTGAAATGCATAGCCGGCAGCGCTGGGCCGTACACACTGACGTTGCCGCCACTGTGGACCAACTGCTTCGGGGTCTGAAGCCCAGGGTTCAGGAGCGCGAGCTGACGCCTGAGGGGGGCGTTCAGCTGGTGGACCCGCCGCAGTCTTCGGGTTTGCTGCGCCCTCCGTCCCAACGGCCGTTTGCGGAACAGCCCGTCTCAGTTCCCGTGCCCATGCCTGCGGTCAGTGTTCGCAAGGAAAGTGCAGCAGACGAACAATCTTCACCGGAGACCAGCGCCGAGCCTCTGCAGGTTCTCTGTTGCGGGGTTCTTCCCCGTGTTGTGGAGGAGGCTATCCGTTCTCACGGCTGGAAGGCTCAGGTTGTGGATGATTTGAGTGAGGCTGATGTGGTGTTGAGCATTCGGCTCGGCCTCAGTCGTCAACCGTCGCTGCGCCGTCAGGCCAGGGATCTGGGGATCCCGATCCTGGTGATTAAGTCCGACACCCTGCCCCAGGTGACCCGTGCCATGGCCCGTCTTCTCCGCCGTCAGGCCACCGAATCGTCCGCAGAGGTCACCCCGCCGGACCGGGAGTCTCAGGACGATGAATTGGCTGCTCTCGAGGAATGCCGTCTTGCAGTGGAACAGGTGGTGATGCCGCAAGGCAGGCCGGTGGAGTTGCTGCCGCGAAGTGAGCGTGTTCTCCGGATGCAAGCCGATCTTGTGCGCCGTTACCGGCTACGCAGCGATGTCTTCGGCGAGGCTGAACTGTCCCGCTTGCGGGTTTTTCCTCCCTGA
- a CDS encoding NAD(P)H-quinone oxidoreductase subunit N, giving the protein MPLLLTGQAFRRDLEANGCLAVQAPLEGGAETRLLRRLRGAGYSTRMTSARGLGDPEVFLTQKHGIRPPHLGHQSVGRGAAVGEVQEVAPQLGDLFEGDAPVALWLLEGQVLSRSELLSLCDLCKREPRLRIIVEMGGARSLKWEPMTTYLKA; this is encoded by the coding sequence ATGCCTCTGCTTCTCACCGGTCAGGCATTTCGCCGTGATCTCGAAGCCAATGGCTGTCTGGCGGTTCAGGCTCCGCTCGAAGGCGGTGCAGAAACCCGTCTATTAAGACGTCTGCGCGGTGCCGGTTACAGCACCCGCATGACATCAGCCCGCGGCCTCGGTGACCCGGAGGTGTTCCTCACCCAGAAGCACGGCATCCGTCCGCCCCATCTCGGTCATCAAAGCGTTGGTCGTGGTGCTGCTGTGGGAGAAGTGCAGGAGGTGGCTCCCCAGCTCGGCGATCTGTTTGAAGGTGATGCTCCTGTGGCCCTGTGGCTGTTGGAAGGCCAGGTGCTGTCGCGCTCCGAACTTCTTTCGCTCTGCGATCTGTGCAAGCGCGAACCACGTTTACGCATCATCGTGGAGATGGGTGGTGCTCGCAGCCTGAAGTGGGAACCGATGACCACATATCTGAAGGCCTGA
- a CDS encoding prephenate/arogenate dehydrogenase, with translation MAVQPGRVGIVGLGLIGGSLGLDLQARGWSVQGLVHRQATADRAMARGLVGAVSTDPGCLSDCDLVILALPIPLLLSPPDELIAALPEAAVVTDVGSVKQPVLEVWRQRHPRFVASHPMAGTAQAGVEAGVTDLFRGRPWIATPDQETDSAALAQVRDLAVSVGGHWLTSTASQHDQAVALISHMPVLVSAALLRAVGDERDPEIRQLAMVLASSGFADTSRVGGGNPQLGVAMASTNREAVLRGLAAYRWSLEQLEDAVLQQNWPQLELELRRTQTLRPDFLRASGEVSSES, from the coding sequence ATGGCGGTGCAACCGGGACGTGTAGGGATCGTTGGCCTTGGATTGATTGGGGGATCCCTTGGTCTGGATCTCCAGGCACGGGGCTGGAGTGTGCAGGGCCTGGTGCATCGTCAGGCCACGGCGGATCGCGCCATGGCACGAGGGCTGGTGGGAGCGGTGTCGACCGATCCCGGTTGCCTCTCGGATTGCGATCTGGTGATCCTGGCGTTGCCAATCCCCTTGCTGTTGAGCCCACCGGATGAGCTCATTGCCGCCCTACCTGAGGCAGCGGTGGTCACCGATGTCGGTTCGGTCAAACAGCCTGTGTTGGAGGTTTGGCGCCAGCGGCATCCCCGCTTTGTGGCCAGTCACCCCATGGCAGGCACAGCTCAGGCGGGCGTTGAGGCTGGGGTGACGGATCTGTTCCGCGGTCGCCCTTGGATTGCAACTCCGGATCAAGAAACAGACTCCGCTGCCCTGGCCCAGGTTCGTGATCTTGCCGTCAGCGTGGGCGGTCATTGGCTGACATCCACCGCGTCGCAGCACGACCAGGCGGTTGCTCTGATTTCCCACATGCCGGTGTTGGTGAGTGCTGCACTGCTGCGGGCGGTGGGGGATGAACGGGATCCGGAGATCCGGCAGTTGGCGATGGTGCTGGCGTCCAGCGGCTTTGCCGACACCAGTCGTGTGGGCGGAGGGAATCCCCAGCTGGGGGTGGCGATGGCTTCCACCAACCGGGAAGCGGTGTTGCGCGGCTTGGCGGCCTACCGCTGGAGCCTTGAGCAGCTCGAAGATGCTGTTCTCCAGCAAAACTGGCCTCAGCTCGAGTTGGAACTGCGCCGAACGCAGACCCTGCGCCCGGATTTTTTGAGGGCGTCAGGGGAGGTCAGCTCCGAAAGCTGA
- a CDS encoding helicase, with product MLEAQAHHQIKTLLRQEESDWPHHLTLSRLVARSLRRRDTTLVQLPPSSSERWWLGLLVPLCLAPEAGALVLTAPQRRRLLQLELPRLRNQGLRLPCWQGPKPPEGAQLWLMDVGELIQAHRDGHLGQRQLLIPEMDQLSRRMRNALSLEIEHQHWDELRQACPQAESGLLELHDRMSRQLFADATRPGGAVRLEGSAGQALRDLLQLLPASPEPWNTLRSINPAEWSQWAELDHRLLQWCWKLAPLEPHQLMRGVLLDHPCLMFSSNGDDARLDLEFEQAGVVPDVRATLRERELNEPLPLYAPRRQPLPNTRIYAQHLLEESRRLILGQAGLTIVLINDDQLRRQLTSALAAEFGRRVGQESTAPESNGVVTCSWDWWLEHQEQLPAPAQLIVGMLPIASLDNPLTSARVERLKQQGDDWFRTLLLPEALSLIPAAIAPIRRSGGRLAILDGRLRGRSWGDQVLHRLEPWIPLQRLLPE from the coding sequence ATGTTGGAAGCTCAGGCCCACCATCAGATCAAAACCCTGCTTCGCCAGGAGGAATCGGACTGGCCCCACCACCTGACCCTGAGCCGGCTGGTGGCAAGAAGCCTGAGGCGTCGCGATACGACGCTCGTTCAGCTCCCCCCCAGCAGCAGCGAACGATGGTGGCTCGGTCTGCTGGTACCGCTGTGCCTGGCTCCCGAAGCAGGAGCGCTGGTGCTGACAGCCCCACAGCGCCGGCGCCTGCTCCAGTTGGAATTGCCCCGTCTCCGCAACCAGGGCCTGCGGCTTCCCTGCTGGCAGGGACCAAAGCCTCCGGAAGGTGCACAGCTCTGGCTGATGGATGTTGGCGAGCTGATTCAGGCCCATCGGGACGGGCACTTGGGGCAACGGCAACTGCTGATCCCCGAGATGGATCAATTGAGCCGGCGGATGCGCAACGCTCTCAGCTTGGAGATCGAGCATCAGCACTGGGATGAGCTGCGCCAGGCCTGTCCCCAGGCTGAATCCGGATTGCTGGAGCTGCATGACCGCATGAGCCGGCAGCTGTTCGCTGATGCCACGAGGCCCGGTGGCGCTGTGCGACTCGAAGGCTCAGCCGGGCAGGCCCTGCGGGATCTGCTCCAGCTGTTGCCAGCCAGCCCTGAGCCGTGGAACACCCTCCGCAGCATCAACCCGGCGGAGTGGAGTCAATGGGCTGAACTGGATCACCGGCTGCTCCAATGGTGCTGGAAGCTGGCCCCCCTCGAACCGCACCAACTGATGCGGGGGGTGCTGCTGGATCACCCCTGCCTGATGTTCAGCAGCAATGGAGACGACGCCAGGCTGGATCTGGAATTTGAACAGGCCGGCGTGGTCCCCGACGTGCGGGCAACACTGCGTGAACGGGAGCTGAATGAACCGCTCCCCCTCTATGCCCCGCGTCGCCAGCCGCTGCCGAACACACGGATATACGCCCAACATCTCCTGGAGGAGAGCAGACGGCTCATCCTTGGCCAGGCGGGGCTCACCATCGTTCTGATCAATGACGACCAGCTGCGTCGGCAGCTGACCAGCGCGCTGGCTGCGGAATTCGGACGCCGTGTGGGACAGGAGTCGACAGCACCCGAAAGCAATGGCGTGGTGACCTGCAGCTGGGACTGGTGGCTGGAGCATCAGGAGCAGCTGCCGGCCCCAGCACAGCTGATTGTCGGCATGCTCCCCATCGCCAGCCTGGACAACCCGCTCACCTCGGCTCGGGTGGAACGGTTGAAACAACAGGGAGATGACTGGTTCCGCACCTTGCTGCTGCCGGAAGCCCTGAGCCTGATCCCTGCCGCAATTGCGCCGATTCGACGCAGTGGTGGTCGCCTGGCCATCCTCGACGGTCGCCTCCGAGGGCGCAGCTGGGGTGATCAGGTGCTGCATCGACTGGAACCTTGGATTCCATTGCAGCGACTGCTGCCGGAGTGA
- the recA gene encoding recombinase RecA, with amino-acid sequence MPADMKSGASDPRSSGERDKALNLVLGQIERNFGKGSIMRLGDASRMRVETISTGALTLDLALGGGYPKGRVVEIYGPESSGKTTLTLHAIAEVQKRGGVAAFVDAEHALDPVYAASLGVDVENLLVSQPDTGEMALEIVDQLVRSAAVDLVVVDSVAALTPRAEIEGEMGDLAVGAQARLMSQAMRKITGNIGKSGCTVIFLNQLRLKIGVTYGNPETTTGGNALKFYASVRLDIRRIQTLKRGTEEFGIRAKVKVAKNKVAPPFRIAEFDILFGRGISTLGCLLDLAEETGVVVRKGAWYSYEADNIGQGRDNTITWMEENPDATATIETLVRQKLTEGSEVKSNSMRPLAAAAKTAAADKSASAKVSEAA; translated from the coding sequence ATGCCTGCAGATATGAAATCCGGCGCTTCCGATCCCCGTTCCTCCGGTGAGAGGGACAAGGCGCTGAATCTGGTTTTGGGTCAGATCGAACGCAACTTCGGCAAGGGATCGATCATGCGGCTGGGGGATGCCTCCCGCATGCGGGTGGAGACGATTTCCACCGGTGCGCTGACCCTCGATCTCGCTTTGGGTGGTGGTTACCCGAAGGGTCGTGTGGTGGAGATTTATGGCCCGGAAAGTTCCGGTAAAACCACGCTCACCCTGCACGCGATTGCTGAAGTGCAAAAGCGTGGTGGTGTGGCGGCCTTCGTGGATGCGGAGCATGCCCTGGATCCCGTCTATGCCGCTTCTCTGGGTGTTGATGTTGAGAACCTGCTGGTTTCTCAGCCCGACACCGGTGAGATGGCGCTGGAGATTGTTGACCAGTTGGTGCGATCCGCGGCGGTGGACCTCGTCGTCGTCGACTCGGTGGCTGCCCTCACCCCCCGTGCTGAGATCGAAGGTGAGATGGGAGACCTGGCGGTTGGCGCCCAGGCGCGTCTGATGAGTCAGGCGATGCGGAAGATCACAGGCAATATCGGCAAGTCGGGTTGCACCGTCATCTTCCTCAACCAGCTGCGTCTCAAGATTGGTGTGACCTACGGCAACCCAGAGACCACCACTGGAGGTAACGCGCTCAAGTTCTATGCCTCGGTTCGCCTCGACATCCGTCGAATTCAGACGCTCAAGAGGGGAACCGAGGAATTCGGTATCAGGGCCAAGGTGAAAGTGGCGAAAAACAAGGTTGCGCCACCCTTCCGCATTGCCGAATTCGACATTCTCTTTGGCCGCGGCATCAGCACCTTGGGTTGTCTGCTTGATCTCGCTGAGGAGACGGGCGTTGTTGTTCGCAAGGGCGCTTGGTACAGCTACGAGGCAGACAACATTGGCCAGGGTCGCGACAACACCATCACCTGGATGGAGGAGAACCCGGATGCAACAGCCACCATCGAAACACTGGTGCGTCAGAAATTGACCGAGGGTTCAGAGGTCAAGTCGAACTCCATGCGGCCCTTGGCCGCCGCTGCAAAAACGGCTGCTGCCGACAAGTCGGCTTCGGCGAAGGTCTCAGAAGCCGCCTGA
- a CDS encoding fructosamine kinase family protein — MNSELRRDLTAEDGPLAGADITDVSPVGGGCIHQAWKLRLRDGQVLFAKSGGARALPLFEVEAEALEALHAQADASFLVVPQPIALAALPHGAVLLLPWLDCGGSDQTALGRGLALLHQASMASSPGRFGWHRDGFIGAGPQPGGWRDDWGLAFVELRLRPQLEALDGLKQDSTDLNPLLMRLAEHLNEHQPRPALVHGDLWGGNAASLSDGRGSIFDPASWWADREVDLAMTRLFGGFGEAFRSGYRDVLPDAPGADGRVEIYNLYHLLNHANLFGGSYLSQCRASLRDLARRL; from the coding sequence ATGAACAGCGAACTGCGCCGGGATCTCACCGCCGAAGACGGCCCGTTGGCGGGGGCTGACATCACGGATGTCTCCCCCGTCGGGGGTGGTTGCATTCATCAGGCCTGGAAACTGCGCCTCCGTGATGGTCAGGTGTTGTTTGCTAAAAGCGGTGGCGCTCGTGCGCTGCCCCTGTTTGAGGTGGAGGCGGAGGCCCTTGAGGCCTTGCATGCTCAAGCCGATGCCTCCTTTCTTGTTGTGCCGCAGCCCATCGCTCTGGCGGCACTGCCCCATGGTGCGGTGCTGCTGTTGCCTTGGTTGGATTGCGGCGGCAGCGACCAAACAGCCCTCGGCCGGGGTTTGGCACTGCTGCATCAGGCGTCGATGGCCTCCAGCCCAGGTCGTTTCGGCTGGCACCGTGACGGCTTCATTGGCGCTGGACCTCAACCGGGGGGGTGGCGCGATGACTGGGGATTGGCCTTCGTGGAGCTCAGGCTGCGCCCTCAACTGGAAGCCCTTGATGGGTTGAAGCAGGATTCAACAGACCTCAACCCGTTGTTAATGCGCCTCGCAGAGCATCTGAACGAGCATCAACCGCGTCCGGCCTTGGTGCACGGCGATCTCTGGGGTGGGAATGCCGCCAGCCTGAGTGATGGACGGGGGAGCATTTTTGATCCCGCCAGCTGGTGGGCTGATCGGGAAGTTGATTTGGCCATGACCCGGCTGTTCGGTGGCTTCGGGGAAGCTTTCCGATCGGGTTATCGGGATGTGCTCCCCGATGCTCCAGGCGCTGACGGTCGGGTGGAGATCTACAACCTGTACCACCTGCTCAACCACGCCAATTTGTTTGGGGGGAGTTATCTGAGCCAATGCCGAGCCAGTCTCAGGGATCTGGCTCGGCGGCTTTGA
- a CDS encoding HAD family hydrolase, producing MNLRPLLVFDFDGVIVDGMAEYWWSAWHACRRLEAAPEGFTPDQVPDAFRQLRPWVHHGWEMVLLAAELPALNLQVWLQSYGEAQALALQRRGWQPEQLQAALDASRDEAVRQNRSAWLALHRPFPGLVERLKQLEAEGVDWAVLTTKTQAFTAELLNSLGLHPWRLDGREAGAKPQVLLQLQRQRSLCGFVEDRRATLEAVRSTPGLDQLPCFLVSWGYLRPKDQSGLPPGIALLHPDRFRAPLAQWP from the coding sequence ATGAACCTTCGCCCACTGCTCGTCTTCGATTTCGACGGGGTCATCGTCGATGGAATGGCCGAGTACTGGTGGAGTGCTTGGCATGCCTGTCGTCGTCTTGAGGCTGCTCCAGAGGGCTTTACGCCTGATCAGGTGCCTGACGCCTTCCGTCAGCTGCGGCCGTGGGTGCATCACGGTTGGGAAATGGTGCTGCTGGCCGCGGAACTGCCGGCGCTGAACCTTCAGGTTTGGCTGCAGTCCTATGGGGAAGCGCAGGCCTTGGCACTGCAACGGCGTGGATGGCAGCCGGAGCAGCTGCAGGCGGCACTTGATGCCTCCAGAGACGAAGCGGTGCGGCAGAACCGTTCCGCGTGGTTGGCGTTGCATCGACCTTTCCCCGGTCTGGTGGAGCGGCTGAAGCAGTTGGAAGCAGAGGGGGTGGACTGGGCTGTTCTGACGACAAAAACCCAGGCCTTCACCGCTGAGCTGCTGAACAGCCTTGGCCTGCATCCTTGGCGTCTGGATGGTCGTGAGGCTGGCGCTAAGCCTCAGGTTCTGCTCCAGCTCCAGCGGCAGCGAAGCCTGTGCGGCTTCGTGGAAGACCGCCGGGCGACGCTTGAGGCGGTGCGCTCAACGCCAGGGTTGGATCAACTGCCCTGTTTTCTGGTGAGTTGGGGCTATCTTCGCCCGAAGGATCAGAGCGGTCTTCCGCCTGGAATTGCGTTGCTCCATCCGGATCGCTTTCGGGCCCCCCTGGCGCAATGGCCCTGA
- a CDS encoding DUF2839 domain-containing protein, with translation MGEARRRAAQGLPPRQPKASTKSVDTSPRVVSWLPLTRNQTQQFMAVTTRGAWIGIGGMVVLWITVRFIGPAAGWWTLADTP, from the coding sequence ATGGGAGAAGCACGCCGCCGGGCTGCCCAGGGCTTACCCCCCCGTCAGCCCAAGGCCAGCACCAAATCTGTGGACACCTCCCCACGGGTGGTGTCCTGGCTTCCGCTGACCCGCAACCAGACGCAGCAGTTCATGGCGGTGACCACCCGCGGCGCCTGGATCGGCATCGGAGGGATGGTGGTGCTTTGGATCACGGTGCGCTTCATCGGCCCAGCGGCCGGTTGGTGGACGCTTGCGGACACCCCCTGA
- the crtD gene encoding C-3',4' desaturase CrtD, translating into MNDSSVIVVGGGIAGLTAAALLARDGVDVTLLEAHQQPGGCAGTFRRGPWVFDVGATQVAGLEPGGSHARLLKHLDMPLPTAELLNPGCVVDLGDGSPPISLWHDPEAWAAERERQFPGSQRFWSLCHQLHSSNWQFANQDPVVTPRSLWDLGTLLRALRPATLVSGLFTGLTIADLLQLCGCGDDQRLRRFLDLQLKLYSQEPANRTAALYGATVLQMAQAPLGLWHLEGSMQVLSNQLVAAIERDGGTVLMKHRVTKLQPSSSGWQVTISTGKGAEQQLSSRDVVCSLPPQCLLELIEPDRLPKGYCKRLENLHEPSGAVVLYGAVQRDALPNPCPGHLQRSCGSPGSLFVSVSREGDGRAPQGQATLIASVFTPTGDWCRLPEPEYQQRKTETLNLIQAELNRWLSLEDDAWLHAELATPRGFAGWTGRPNGMVGGLGQHPSRFGPFGLAGRTPMPGLWLCGDSLHPGEGTAGVSLSALNACRQLRAERGQPLSFRS; encoded by the coding sequence GTGAACGATTCCAGCGTGATCGTGGTGGGCGGTGGGATCGCTGGATTAACCGCCGCGGCACTGCTGGCCCGCGATGGCGTCGACGTCACGCTGCTGGAAGCGCATCAACAACCGGGGGGATGTGCCGGAACGTTCCGGCGTGGTCCATGGGTGTTCGATGTTGGGGCGACCCAGGTCGCCGGGTTGGAGCCCGGTGGCAGTCATGCGCGACTGCTCAAGCATCTGGACATGCCTTTGCCCACGGCAGAGCTGCTGAACCCAGGTTGTGTGGTTGACCTGGGCGATGGCTCGCCTCCCATTTCGCTCTGGCATGACCCGGAAGCCTGGGCCGCCGAGCGTGAGCGTCAATTCCCCGGCAGCCAACGCTTCTGGAGCCTTTGCCATCAGTTGCATTCCAGCAACTGGCAGTTCGCCAACCAAGACCCCGTGGTGACCCCGCGCTCCCTCTGGGATCTCGGCACATTGCTGCGGGCCCTGCGTCCCGCAACGCTGGTATCGGGACTGTTCACAGGTCTGACCATCGCCGATCTGTTGCAGCTGTGTGGGTGCGGTGACGATCAACGGCTGCGGCGCTTTCTCGACCTCCAGCTGAAGCTGTACTCCCAGGAACCGGCCAATCGCACGGCGGCGCTGTACGGCGCAACCGTCCTGCAAATGGCCCAAGCACCCCTAGGGCTCTGGCATCTGGAGGGATCGATGCAGGTGCTGAGCAATCAGCTGGTGGCCGCCATTGAGCGCGACGGCGGAACGGTGCTGATGAAGCATCGGGTCACCAAGCTGCAGCCCAGCTCATCCGGCTGGCAGGTGACGATCAGCACCGGCAAAGGCGCGGAACAACAACTCAGCAGCCGCGATGTGGTCTGCAGCCTGCCCCCCCAGTGCCTGCTGGAGCTGATCGAACCGGATCGACTGCCCAAGGGCTACTGCAAGCGACTGGAAAACCTGCATGAACCCAGTGGTGCAGTGGTGCTCTACGGAGCGGTGCAGCGTGATGCACTGCCGAATCCCTGTCCAGGCCATCTCCAGCGGAGCTGTGGATCCCCGGGATCCCTGTTCGTCTCTGTCAGCCGCGAGGGAGATGGACGGGCGCCCCAGGGGCAGGCCACCTTGATTGCCAGCGTGTTCACCCCAACAGGCGACTGGTGCCGCTTGCCGGAGCCGGAGTACCAACAGCGCAAAACAGAGACGCTGAACCTGATCCAAGCCGAACTGAACCGCTGGCTTTCACTTGAAGACGACGCCTGGTTACACGCTGAACTGGCAACACCACGGGGCTTCGCCGGCTGGACAGGCCGTCCCAATGGCATGGTCGGAGGCCTTGGACAGCATCCAAGCCGGTTCGGCCCCTTCGGCTTGGCAGGACGAACGCCCATGCCTGGTCTTTGGCTCTGCGGCGACAGCCTCCATCCGGGAGAGGGCACAGCAGGCGTGAGCCTGTCAGCCCTGAATGCCTGCCGTCAGCTCAGAGCCGAGCGGGGACAACCCCTCAGCTTTCGGAGCTGA